The Saccharothrix variisporea genome has a segment encoding these proteins:
- a CDS encoding DUF5703 family protein translates to MNEGVVDGDWEYRPLRLPAGVSRRTATTQLAIHAEFAGWELSRTLLFGDGSRKVWLRRKRTAATLPGVIT, encoded by the coding sequence ATGAACGAAGGGGTGGTCGACGGGGACTGGGAGTACCGGCCGCTGCGCCTGCCGGCCGGTGTCTCCCGTCGCACGGCGACGACGCAGTTGGCGATCCACGCGGAGTTCGCGGGCTGGGAGCTGTCGCGGACCCTGCTGTTCGGCGACGGCTCCCGCAAGGTGTGGCTGCGCCGCAAGCGCACCGCCGCCACCCTGCCCGGCGTGATCACCTAG
- a CDS encoding YncE family protein codes for MRRLAAVVLTGTALLSGCATGDDSGDPLQVAATLEPATPAESPQVTATPEGTVLPMRAASAVAVLPGYVAVALADPPSVSLHPLDNLAAPRVVPLPGRAERLVVSGDAVEAPVPGSGVVVTVRSDGTSSSRPVDGGPVDVALVGGKAVVARRDAKSLDVAGQAVTGVSSPDRLVAVGDHAVVLDRPRSAVFDVDLGAEPKLGAGLRAGEGATTAVADRFGRVLVVDTRGGELMAFSVRPLIMRQRFPLPGAPYGMAYDERRDLLWVTLTERNEVVAFDVAGGEPVERHRYATVRQPDSVAVDPGSGRVFVASGDGQGMQVIGS; via the coding sequence TTGCGCCGACTGGCGGCGGTTGTGCTCACCGGGACCGCGTTGCTGTCCGGCTGCGCGACCGGGGACGACTCCGGCGACCCGTTGCAGGTGGCCGCGACCCTGGAACCGGCGACGCCGGCGGAGTCCCCGCAGGTCACGGCCACACCGGAGGGCACGGTGCTGCCGATGCGCGCGGCGAGCGCGGTCGCGGTGCTGCCCGGGTACGTGGCGGTGGCGCTGGCCGACCCGCCCTCGGTGTCGCTGCACCCCCTGGACAACCTGGCCGCCCCGCGGGTGGTGCCGCTGCCCGGCCGGGCCGAGCGGCTGGTCGTGTCGGGTGACGCGGTGGAGGCGCCGGTGCCCGGCAGCGGGGTCGTGGTGACCGTGCGGTCCGACGGCACGTCCTCGTCCCGGCCGGTGGACGGCGGCCCGGTGGACGTGGCGCTGGTGGGCGGCAAGGCGGTCGTCGCGCGCCGGGACGCCAAGTCGCTGGACGTGGCCGGACAGGCGGTGACCGGCGTGTCCAGCCCGGACCGGCTGGTGGCGGTGGGCGACCACGCCGTGGTGCTGGACCGGCCGCGCAGCGCGGTGTTCGACGTGGACCTGGGTGCCGAGCCCAAGCTGGGCGCGGGACTGCGCGCCGGCGAGGGCGCGACGACGGCGGTGGCCGACCGGTTCGGCCGGGTGCTGGTCGTGGACACCCGCGGTGGCGAGCTGATGGCGTTCTCGGTGCGCCCGCTGATCATGCGGCAGCGCTTCCCGCTGCCCGGCGCGCCGTACGGGATGGCCTACGACGAGCGGCGGGACCTGCTGTGGGTCACGCTCACCGAGCGCAACGAGGTGGTGGCGTTCGACGTCGCGGGTGGCGAGCCGGTGGAGAGGCACCGGTACGCCACGGTCCGCCAGCCGGACTCGGTGGCGGTGGACCCGGGCAGCGGGCGCGTGTTCGTCGCGTCCGGAGACGGTCAAGGGATGCAGGTGATCGGGTCATGA
- a CDS encoding SWF/SNF family helicase, protein MKARGFPPFGKGVRRARSWWGRTWLQALEDTSLDQTPLRQGRKYATAGLVGTITVSPGRISAPVHDTDDTYQTTVRLAEFTDRQWTRFLAAAAAKAGHLAALLDGEMPRDLADAAADAGVDLLPGIGDLDFECTCPDWELPCRHGAALCHQASWLLDTDPWLLLLLRGRTQEEVVTDARPTPGVLATAAYAADPVPLPPDPPVEDLGALPDFPPTEDFDAEVLSLLVAAAATRARDLLHPGPHPHLTDREDHVRLAATHPTLATRLHADPREVAAWHQAGHLGLSVLDDTRTPPKPDLNRAHTTWTDAELPPAKTWRNRWTVHTGQLRYGPDHRWYPYRKHNGTWWPTGTPNRDPAAALSELPRGVSPGTAGRTRP, encoded by the coding sequence GTGAAGGCGCGGGGGTTCCCACCGTTCGGCAAGGGCGTGCGGAGGGCGCGGTCGTGGTGGGGCCGCACGTGGCTGCAGGCGTTGGAGGACACGTCGTTGGACCAGACCCCGCTGCGGCAGGGCCGCAAGTACGCCACCGCGGGGCTCGTCGGCACCATCACCGTCAGCCCCGGGCGGATCAGCGCGCCCGTGCACGACACCGACGACACCTACCAGACCACCGTGCGGCTGGCCGAGTTCACCGACCGGCAGTGGACCCGGTTCCTCGCGGCGGCCGCGGCCAAGGCCGGTCACCTGGCCGCGCTACTGGACGGGGAGATGCCGCGCGACCTGGCCGACGCCGCCGCCGACGCGGGCGTGGACCTGCTGCCCGGCATCGGCGACCTGGACTTCGAGTGCACCTGCCCGGACTGGGAACTCCCGTGCCGCCACGGCGCCGCGCTGTGCCACCAGGCGTCCTGGCTGCTCGACACCGACCCGTGGCTGCTGCTGTTGCTGCGCGGCCGGACCCAGGAGGAGGTCGTCACCGACGCCCGCCCCACCCCCGGAGTGCTGGCCACCGCCGCCTACGCCGCCGATCCCGTCCCGCTCCCCCCGGACCCACCCGTCGAAGACCTCGGCGCACTCCCCGACTTCCCCCCGACCGAGGACTTCGACGCGGAGGTGCTGTCCCTCCTGGTCGCGGCCGCCGCCACCCGCGCCCGCGACCTCCTCCACCCCGGCCCCCACCCGCACCTCACCGACCGGGAAGACCACGTCCGCCTGGCCGCCACCCACCCCACCCTGGCCACCCGCCTGCACGCCGACCCCCGCGAAGTCGCGGCCTGGCACCAGGCCGGCCACCTCGGACTGTCCGTCCTGGACGACACGCGAACCCCACCCAAACCCGACCTCAACCGCGCCCACACCACGTGGACCGACGCCGAACTCCCACCGGCGAAGACGTGGCGCAACCGCTGGACCGTCCACACCGGACAACTCCGCTACGGCCCCGACCACCGCTGGTACCCCTACCGCAAGCACAACGGCACCTGGTGGCCCACCGGCACCCCCAACCGCGACCCCGCCGCCGCCCTGTCCGAACTGCCCCGAGGCGTCAGCCCCGGCACGGCGGGTCGTACTCGCCCGTGA
- a CDS encoding CHAT domain-containing protein — translation MRLLHRARALAESVDPGDPVTRQEWLVTRIRLSSTLSALAADTAGLAAGLAGLDEVRALVEDVPDPLVRAELSGSVGHNRGLLLLNAGLLEEGVAVLGEALAHEEWRLSAADEPVPSLVEPIVKTLRSRGTAHTNLGSITQARQDLTRAVALATEFGLVNFAADASHALGRLELRIGDVPAALRRYDSSERAYRNLGLAVPPLLGLHRAQALLVAGLADEAGDQLDHVLPAMRADQAATGELADVELTRAVAAFMTGDLGLAREMASAARQRMRRWGCETCVANATLIGLRVDTEVALRSGRVPRSLPARVLGFADALPVPRLAEQAATARMLAVRLEVRRGDLDAAERVLEGVPRPGRLTAIDHRMLRRLCRAELAAARGRRTAAFAEVRAGLAELDHVRDRMGGLELLSGTALHGRELTELAVGLVLAEGNARRLFAWLERTRAQTYRYEPLTRVDNPELAELIAEVRSLTQSIHKAHHDGHPTGALRARRAERLRKANQIGWHSGSWGSPRPVAKLPEVVAQLGGRALVSFASSGDALVAVVVVEGDVRLVHLGSAEAAAESARMLNADLNALAPDHLPEALVRVLSTSAHRQAERLDAQLVRPLVGLLGDRDLVVVPTGALYAVPWGVLPTLHARPIVVAPSATAWLAAERGEWRRDGRTVLVRGPGLPAAVGEIAKLGAHYSSAALLSGEGATVAAVLSTSDDAEIAHFAAHGVHEPENALFSRLELTDGPLYAHELANLPHPPRQVVLAACELALNRIRPGDEPLGFASALLASGSQMVVAPVSRVGDQASAATMDYYHRRLAAGAQPALALADAIAVDPLRRPFVCLGSGQS, via the coding sequence ATGCGGTTGTTGCACCGCGCCCGCGCATTGGCGGAATCGGTGGATCCCGGTGATCCGGTCACGCGCCAGGAATGGCTCGTGACGCGCATTCGCCTTTCCTCGACGTTGTCGGCGTTGGCGGCCGACACGGCGGGCCTCGCCGCGGGGCTGGCGGGCCTGGACGAGGTGCGGGCGCTGGTGGAGGACGTGCCCGACCCGCTGGTGCGGGCGGAGCTGTCCGGCAGCGTCGGGCACAACCGCGGGTTGCTGCTGCTCAACGCGGGCCTGCTGGAGGAGGGTGTCGCCGTGCTGGGCGAGGCCCTGGCGCACGAGGAGTGGCGGCTTTCGGCGGCCGACGAGCCGGTGCCGTCGCTGGTCGAGCCGATCGTGAAGACGCTGCGCAGCCGGGGCACCGCGCACACCAACCTGGGGTCGATCACGCAGGCCCGCCAGGATCTGACGCGGGCGGTGGCGTTGGCGACGGAGTTCGGGCTGGTGAACTTCGCCGCCGACGCCAGCCACGCGCTGGGTCGGCTGGAGTTGCGCATCGGGGACGTGCCGGCGGCGCTGCGCCGCTACGACAGCAGCGAGCGCGCGTACCGGAACCTGGGGTTGGCCGTGCCGCCGCTGCTGGGATTGCACCGGGCGCAGGCGCTGCTGGTGGCGGGCCTGGCCGACGAGGCGGGTGACCAGCTGGACCACGTGCTGCCCGCGATGCGCGCCGACCAGGCCGCCACGGGCGAGTTGGCCGACGTGGAGCTGACCCGGGCGGTGGCCGCGTTCATGACCGGTGACCTGGGGCTGGCGCGGGAGATGGCGTCGGCGGCGCGGCAGCGGATGCGGCGGTGGGGCTGCGAGACGTGCGTGGCCAACGCGACCCTGATCGGGTTGCGGGTGGACACCGAGGTGGCGCTGCGGTCGGGTCGGGTGCCGCGGTCGCTGCCGGCGCGGGTGCTGGGGTTCGCCGACGCGCTGCCGGTGCCGAGGTTGGCCGAGCAGGCGGCGACGGCCCGGATGCTCGCGGTGCGCCTGGAGGTGCGGCGCGGCGACCTCGACGCGGCCGAACGCGTGCTGGAGGGCGTGCCGCGACCGGGTCGGCTGACCGCGATCGACCACCGGATGCTGCGCCGGCTGTGCCGGGCGGAACTGGCCGCCGCGCGGGGTCGGCGCACGGCGGCGTTCGCCGAGGTGCGGGCGGGCTTGGCGGAGCTGGACCACGTGCGGGACCGGATGGGCGGGCTGGAACTGCTGTCCGGGACCGCGTTGCACGGCCGGGAGCTGACCGAGCTGGCCGTGGGATTGGTGTTGGCGGAGGGCAACGCGCGGCGGCTGTTCGCGTGGCTGGAGCGGACGCGGGCGCAGACCTACCGCTACGAGCCGCTGACCCGGGTGGACAACCCGGAGCTGGCGGAGCTGATCGCCGAGGTGCGCAGCCTGACCCAGTCGATCCACAAGGCCCACCACGACGGGCACCCGACGGGCGCGTTGCGGGCGCGGCGGGCGGAGCGGCTGCGCAAGGCCAACCAGATCGGCTGGCACTCGGGCAGCTGGGGCAGCCCGCGCCCGGTGGCGAAGCTGCCCGAGGTGGTGGCCCAGCTGGGTGGGCGGGCGCTGGTGAGCTTCGCGTCGTCGGGGGACGCGTTGGTCGCGGTGGTGGTGGTCGAGGGGGACGTGCGGCTGGTGCACCTGGGTTCGGCGGAGGCCGCCGCGGAGAGCGCCCGGATGCTCAACGCCGACCTCAACGCGCTGGCCCCCGACCACCTGCCGGAGGCGTTGGTGCGGGTGCTGTCGACGTCGGCACACCGGCAGGCCGAACGGCTCGACGCGCAGTTGGTCCGGCCGTTGGTGGGCCTGCTCGGGGACCGGGACCTGGTGGTCGTGCCGACCGGGGCGCTGTACGCGGTGCCGTGGGGCGTGCTGCCGACGTTGCACGCGCGGCCGATCGTCGTGGCCCCGTCGGCGACGGCGTGGCTGGCGGCCGAGCGCGGCGAGTGGCGACGCGACGGGCGGACCGTGCTGGTGCGCGGACCGGGCCTGCCGGCGGCGGTGGGCGAGATCGCGAAGCTGGGCGCGCACTACAGCTCGGCGGCGCTGCTGTCCGGTGAGGGCGCGACGGTGGCGGCGGTGCTGTCCACTTCGGACGATGCCGAGATCGCGCACTTCGCGGCGCACGGCGTGCACGAGCCGGAGAACGCGTTGTTCTCCCGCTTGGAACTGACCGACGGCCCGCTGTACGCGCACGAGTTGGCGAACCTGCCGCACCCGCCGCGGCAGGTGGTGCTGGCGGCGTGCGAGTTGGCGTTGAACCGGATCCGGCCGGGCGACGAGCCGTTGGGGTTCGCGAGCGCGTTGCTGGCGAGCGGTTCGCAGATGGTGGTGGCCCCGGTGAGCCGCGTGGGTGACCAGGCTTCCGCGGCGACCATGGACTACTACCACCGGCGGTTGGCGGCGGGCGCGCAGCCGGCGCTGGCGTTGGCCGACGCGATCGCGGTGGACCCGCTGCGCCGGCCGTTCGTGTGCTTGGGCAGCGGCCAGTCCTGA
- a CDS encoding WD40 repeat domain-containing protein gives MSEEGGDVHQRAEVSGQGRVVQAGRDLYHAERDQHVYLGDGPHGRRRTTGPVVEDCPYPGLAAFDADQARWFFGRDDVVAELLARLDRRLTTGGIQVVVAPSGAGKSSLLRAGLLPALARSALPGSSRWSGVVFTPTAEPLEAWGRHVTGDERIVVVDQFEELFTLCADEAERRAFVAALAESAGKALVVVGVRADFYAACVDHPPLRAALQDAPLVVGALTEAQLREAILHPAHDVGLEVEPGLVELLLRELGATTGSGYEAGRLPLLAHALRACWQQRSGATLTVQGYRDTGGIGRAIAVTAEQVYEALSDDDRRRARSLFLRLVKIGDEDTRRRLTGTDPDARDVVEAFTQARLLTRAQDTVEITHEALLRHWPRLREWIDADRSGRLVHQELEDTAGAWALRGRDPSLLYRGSRLDAALEWAGTAAPGDLDAVAGEFLLASKRARRRDARRRTAVVAVLAVLALVASTVAVVAYQQQGDARRQRDLATYHRVLAEADRLRDVDVSLSAQLTLVAHRMRPDDRTRTRLIGAANATLATPLPTHDVLAMALSPDGRTLVTGGGDHTVRLWDVSDPFYPGPLGAPMTGHTAIVSSVAFSPDGRRIASGAEDRTVRLWDLNGTAHDVLTGHTDDVRAVAFSPDGRTLASGGDDDSIRLWDVSDPARPRSAGVTAAHTDDVRALAFSPDGALLVSGGDDAVRLWRPSDPLTPVGTPLSHGSAVGAVAVSPDGRTLATGSADDTIRLFDLVDPGRPRYVRQLTGHTSGVRDLAFSRDGQTLASGGYDAKARLWSVGRPEAAAALGPPLAGHANTITAVALSPDGRTLFTGGTDSSVRLWHRTGLLTAAHAGTVWSLAFSPDGRTLASAGRDRAVRLWDVSSSARPAPRGAITGDSAAGARPASVAFHPDGRTIAVGGEDHTVRLWDVSGEPTPLGDPLTGHTDIVRAVTFTRDGRLLASVDDQGVVRLWDVATPTSPRLLATQPPRLEGILLSVAFSPDSRLLATGGTNTGVPLWSVADPAHPAPAPTLSGHTNAALSVAFSPDGRTLASVGGDRTVRLWDVSDPARPTALGQPLTGHGDTVWSVAFSPDGRTLVTGGADRSVRLWDVSRPADAKPVGDPLLGHSDFVHRVAFSPDGHTVASAGVDRSVLLWELDVERDVERICAATRTALDTASWQRYVTGEYDPPCRG, from the coding sequence GTGAGCGAAGAGGGTGGGGACGTCCACCAGCGGGCGGAGGTTTCCGGGCAGGGGCGGGTGGTCCAGGCAGGGCGGGACCTCTACCACGCGGAGCGGGACCAGCACGTGTACCTCGGTGACGGCCCGCACGGCCGTCGCCGCACGACGGGACCGGTGGTGGAGGACTGCCCGTACCCCGGTCTGGCCGCGTTCGACGCCGACCAGGCCCGGTGGTTCTTCGGGCGGGACGACGTGGTGGCCGAGCTCCTCGCGCGGCTGGACCGGCGGCTGACCACCGGCGGGATCCAGGTCGTGGTGGCGCCTTCGGGGGCGGGGAAGTCGTCGCTGCTGCGCGCGGGACTGCTGCCTGCCCTGGCCCGGTCGGCACTACCGGGTTCGTCCCGCTGGTCCGGCGTGGTGTTCACGCCCACGGCCGAGCCGCTGGAGGCGTGGGGCCGGCACGTGACCGGTGACGAGCGGATCGTGGTGGTGGACCAGTTCGAGGAGCTGTTCACCCTGTGCGCCGACGAGGCGGAGCGGCGGGCGTTCGTCGCGGCGCTGGCCGAGTCGGCCGGGAAGGCCTTGGTGGTCGTCGGGGTGCGCGCGGACTTCTACGCCGCCTGCGTGGACCACCCTCCGTTGCGGGCGGCGTTGCAGGACGCGCCGCTCGTGGTCGGGGCGTTGACCGAAGCCCAACTGCGCGAGGCGATCCTGCACCCGGCGCACGACGTCGGCCTGGAGGTCGAACCCGGGCTGGTCGAACTCCTGCTGCGGGAGTTGGGCGCCACCACCGGCTCCGGCTACGAGGCGGGCCGGTTGCCGCTGCTCGCGCACGCGCTGCGGGCGTGCTGGCAGCAGCGCTCCGGCGCCACCCTGACCGTGCAGGGCTACCGGGACACCGGCGGCATCGGGCGCGCCATCGCCGTCACGGCCGAGCAGGTGTACGAGGCTTTGAGCGACGACGACCGGCGCCGGGCGCGGTCGTTGTTCCTGCGCTTGGTGAAGATCGGCGACGAGGACACGCGGCGGCGGCTGACCGGCACCGACCCGGACGCGCGGGACGTGGTGGAGGCCTTCACCCAGGCCCGTCTGCTGACCCGGGCACAGGACACCGTGGAGATCACCCACGAGGCCTTGTTGCGGCACTGGCCGCGGCTGCGGGAGTGGATCGACGCCGACCGCTCCGGCAGGCTGGTCCACCAGGAGTTGGAGGACACCGCGGGCGCGTGGGCGCTGCGGGGCCGCGACCCGTCGCTGCTGTACCGGGGCAGCAGGCTCGACGCCGCGCTGGAGTGGGCCGGCACCGCGGCACCGGGTGATCTCGACGCGGTGGCCGGGGAGTTCCTCCTCGCCTCCAAGCGCGCGCGGCGGCGCGACGCGCGACGCCGGACCGCGGTCGTGGCCGTCCTCGCGGTCCTCGCGCTGGTCGCCTCGACGGTGGCCGTCGTCGCCTACCAGCAGCAGGGCGACGCGCGGCGGCAGCGCGACCTGGCCACCTACCACCGGGTCCTGGCCGAAGCCGACCGGCTCCGCGACGTCGACGTGTCGCTGTCGGCGCAGTTGACCCTGGTCGCGCACCGGATGCGCCCCGACGACCGGACGCGCACCCGCCTGATCGGCGCCGCGAACGCGACCCTGGCCACTCCCCTGCCCACCCACGACGTGCTGGCGATGGCGCTGAGCCCGGACGGCCGCACGCTGGTCACCGGCGGCGGGGACCACACGGTCCGGCTGTGGGACGTCTCCGACCCGTTCTACCCCGGGCCGCTGGGCGCACCCATGACCGGCCACACGGCCATCGTGTCGTCCGTGGCGTTCAGCCCGGACGGGCGGCGGATCGCCAGTGGCGCCGAGGACCGGACCGTGCGGCTGTGGGACCTGAACGGCACCGCGCACGACGTCCTCACCGGCCACACCGACGACGTCCGCGCGGTCGCGTTCTCCCCGGACGGGCGCACGCTGGCCAGTGGCGGCGACGACGACTCGATCCGCTTGTGGGACGTGTCCGACCCCGCGCGGCCGCGGTCGGCCGGGGTGACGGCGGCCCACACCGACGACGTCCGGGCCCTGGCGTTCAGCCCGGACGGGGCGCTGCTGGTCTCCGGCGGTGACGACGCGGTCCGGCTCTGGCGCCCGTCCGACCCGCTGACGCCGGTGGGCACGCCGCTGTCCCACGGCAGCGCGGTCGGCGCGGTGGCGGTCTCGCCGGACGGCCGCACGCTCGCCACGGGATCCGCCGACGACACGATCCGGCTGTTCGACCTGGTCGATCCGGGCCGCCCCCGGTATGTGCGCCAGCTGACCGGCCACACCAGCGGCGTGCGCGACCTCGCCTTCAGCCGCGACGGGCAGACGCTGGCCAGCGGCGGCTACGACGCGAAGGCGCGGCTGTGGAGCGTGGGCCGGCCGGAAGCCGCGGCGGCGCTGGGTCCGCCGTTGGCCGGTCACGCCAACACGATCACGGCGGTGGCGCTGTCCCCGGACGGCCGCACGCTGTTCACGGGCGGCACCGACTCGTCGGTGCGCCTGTGGCACCGGACCGGCCTGCTGACCGCGGCCCACGCCGGCACCGTGTGGTCACTGGCGTTCAGCCCGGACGGCCGCACCCTCGCCTCCGCCGGGCGCGACCGCGCCGTCCGGCTGTGGGACGTGTCGTCCTCCGCGCGGCCGGCACCGCGAGGTGCGATCACCGGCGACTCCGCAGCCGGCGCACGCCCCGCGTCCGTCGCGTTCCACCCTGATGGGCGCACCATCGCCGTGGGCGGTGAGGACCACACCGTGCGCCTGTGGGACGTCTCGGGCGAGCCGACCCCGCTCGGCGACCCCCTGACCGGGCACACCGACATCGTGCGGGCGGTGACGTTCACCCGCGACGGCCGGCTGCTGGCGAGTGTCGACGATCAAGGCGTGGTGCGACTGTGGGACGTGGCGACGCCGACCTCACCGCGGCTGCTCGCCACCCAGCCGCCGCGCCTGGAAGGCATCCTCCTGTCCGTCGCGTTCAGCCCGGACAGCCGCCTGCTGGCCACGGGCGGCACGAACACCGGTGTGCCGTTGTGGAGCGTCGCCGACCCCGCGCACCCGGCGCCCGCCCCGACGTTGAGCGGGCACACCAACGCCGCCCTGTCCGTGGCGTTCAGCCCGGACGGCCGCACCCTGGCCTCGGTCGGCGGTGACCGGACCGTGCGGCTGTGGGACGTGTCCGACCCGGCGCGACCCACGGCCCTCGGCCAACCGCTGACCGGCCACGGCGACACGGTGTGGTCGGTCGCGTTCAGCCCGGACGGCCGCACGCTGGTGACCGGCGGCGCGGACCGGTCGGTGCGCTTGTGGGACGTCTCCCGCCCGGCCGACGCCAAGCCGGTCGGCGACCCGCTGCTCGGGCACTCCGACTTCGTCCACCGGGTGGCGTTCAGCCCGGACGGTCACACGGTCGCCTCCGCGGGCGTCGACCGGTCGGTGCTGCTGTGGGAGTTGGACGTCGAGCGGGACGTCGAGCGGATCTGCGCCGCCACCCGCACCGCCCTCGACACCGCGTCCTGGCAGCGGTACGTCACGGGCGAGTACGACCCGCCGTGCCGGGGCTGA